A single Blastopirellula retiformator DNA region contains:
- a CDS encoding lysophospholipid acyltransferase family protein — translation MTLQHGWLTRLGGFALHETIRHWLDTLDLRVAYHDARLDPAHPENDQAGIYIFWHEYISFPLYLRPYCNIAMLLSKHRDAEWLANTAQMMGFDTVRGSSQRGGATALMELLEKSKSMHLAITPDGPRGPRRRLAPGAIYLASRLGLPLIPMGFGFDRPLRANTWDMFAIPRLFSRGRGLMGAALTIPPKLSKEEIEHHRQRVERYLNQITTAAEQWAASGQRLEVEIAARPRSAPVVGHRDSAKRDPFWISAERSLGLSEGTLICKSMPVLETQKKAA, via the coding sequence ATGACGCTACAACATGGATGGCTAACCCGGCTGGGCGGTTTCGCGCTGCACGAAACGATCCGGCATTGGCTCGATACGCTTGATCTGCGCGTCGCTTATCATGATGCGCGGCTCGATCCGGCGCATCCCGAGAACGACCAGGCCGGCATCTATATCTTCTGGCACGAATACATCAGCTTCCCCCTTTATTTGCGTCCCTACTGCAACATCGCAATGCTGCTCAGCAAGCATCGCGACGCCGAGTGGCTGGCCAATACCGCGCAAATGATGGGCTTTGATACGGTCCGCGGCTCTTCGCAGCGCGGCGGCGCTACGGCGCTGATGGAACTGCTCGAAAAGTCGAAGAGCATGCACCTGGCGATCACGCCGGATGGCCCCCGTGGACCGCGCCGGCGTCTGGCGCCGGGGGCGATCTACCTGGCGTCGCGATTGGGCCTGCCGCTGATTCCGATGGGATTCGGCTTTGATCGCCCCCTCCGAGCCAACACCTGGGACATGTTCGCGATTCCGCGGCTCTTTTCCCGCGGCCGCGGCCTGATGGGAGCGGCGCTGACGATACCGCCCAAGTTGAGCAAAGAAGAAATCGAGCATCACCGCCAGCGGGTTGAGAGGTACCTAAACCAGATCACCACCGCCGCCGAACAATGGGCCGCCTCCGGCCAGCGCCTGGAAGTAGAAATCGCCGCCCGGCCCCGCAGCGCTCCAGTGGTCGGACATCGCGATTCGGCGAAGCGCGATCCGTTTTGGATCTCGGCGGAACGGTCGTTGGGTTTGAGTGAGGGAACGCTCATTTGCAAGTCGATGCCAGTCCTCGAAACGCAGAAGAAGGCGGCGTGA
- the dapF gene encoding diaminopimelate epimerase, whose protein sequence is MRFTKMHGIGNDYVYVNCFAEELPAPPEKIAPLVSDRHFGIGGDGLILITPSEVADARMRMFNADGSESEMCGNGLRCVAKYVYDHGIAKKETLKLETGAGVLTVQITASGDLAQQVQVNMGEPILEGKKIPTTFDANPVVNQTIEVGGKTFDVTCVSMGNPHCVIFVEEATDELVLKFGPQIERSSYFPARVNVEFVEVISPTEVRQRTWERGSGETLACGTGASAVCVAGVLTGRTERKILNHLLGGDLQLEWNESDNCVYKTGGATEVFTGEWTMPAS, encoded by the coding sequence ATGCGTTTCACCAAGATGCACGGCATCGGTAACGACTACGTCTACGTCAACTGCTTTGCCGAAGAGCTGCCGGCCCCGCCTGAGAAGATCGCGCCGCTGGTCTCGGATCGCCATTTTGGCATTGGCGGCGACGGGCTGATCTTGATCACGCCGTCGGAAGTGGCTGATGCCCGGATGCGGATGTTTAACGCGGACGGCAGCGAGTCGGAGATGTGCGGCAATGGGCTACGGTGCGTCGCCAAGTACGTCTACGATCATGGGATCGCCAAGAAGGAGACGCTGAAGCTGGAAACTGGCGCCGGCGTGCTGACCGTCCAGATTACCGCCTCAGGGGACCTGGCTCAGCAAGTTCAGGTCAACATGGGCGAGCCGATCTTAGAAGGGAAGAAGATTCCGACCACCTTCGACGCCAATCCGGTCGTCAATCAAACGATCGAAGTTGGGGGCAAGACGTTTGATGTGACCTGCGTCTCGATGGGCAATCCGCACTGCGTCATCTTTGTCGAGGAAGCGACCGACGAACTGGTCCTCAAGTTCGGCCCCCAGATCGAACGATCTTCTTACTTCCCCGCCCGGGTGAATGTGGAGTTTGTCGAGGTGATCTCGCCGACCGAAGTTCGCCAGCGGACCTGGGAACGAGGTTCCGGCGAAACGCTAGCATGCGGTACCGGCGCCTCGGCGGTGTGCGTCGCCGGCGTGTTGACTGGGCGAACCGAGCGGAAGATTTTGAATCATCTGCTCGGGGGCGACCTGCAATTGGAGTGGAACGAGTCCGACAATTGCGTGTATAAGACCGGAGGCGCGACGGAAGTCTTTACCGGCGAGTGGACGATGCCGGCGTCGTAA
- a CDS encoding TIGR00266 family protein, translated as MQTSHEVDYQVIGHDMQLVEIELDPCETVVAEAGAMIYMDDGISFSTRMGDGSDPDQGLMGKLFSAGKRMVSGNTIFLGHFTNESSSKRSVSFGAPYPGKIVPIELSEVGGTITCQKDAFLCAAMGTRLDVAFQKRLGAGFFGGEGFILQHLQGDGRAFLHACGTIITRKLEGETLLVEAGSLVAFTEGVDYDIQRAGNMTSMLFGGEGLFLAKMSGHGTVMMQSLPFSRLANHILARAPHRD; from the coding sequence ATGCAAACCTCTCACGAAGTCGACTATCAAGTCATCGGCCATGACATGCAACTGGTCGAGATAGAACTCGATCCCTGCGAAACGGTCGTCGCCGAAGCGGGCGCCATGATCTACATGGACGACGGCATCAGCTTTTCGACCCGCATGGGAGACGGCAGCGATCCCGATCAAGGCCTGATGGGCAAGCTGTTCAGTGCCGGCAAGCGGATGGTCAGCGGCAATACAATCTTCCTGGGCCACTTCACCAACGAATCGTCGAGCAAGCGGAGCGTCTCGTTTGGCGCGCCCTATCCGGGCAAGATCGTTCCGATCGAGTTGTCGGAGGTGGGCGGCACGATCACCTGCCAGAAAGATGCGTTCCTCTGCGCTGCGATGGGGACCCGGCTCGACGTCGCTTTCCAAAAGCGCCTGGGCGCCGGCTTCTTTGGCGGTGAAGGTTTTATCTTGCAGCACCTGCAAGGAGACGGCCGCGCGTTTCTGCATGCCTGCGGTACGATCATCACCCGCAAGTTGGAAGGGGAAACGCTGCTCGTTGAAGCAGGCAGCTTGGTCGCGTTTACCGAAGGCGTCGACTACGACATCCAACGCGCCGGCAACATGACGTCGATGCTGTTCGGCGGAGAAGGGCTCTTCCTGGCCAAGATGAGCGGTCACGGCACCGTCATGATGCAGAGCCTGCCGTTCTCGCGGTTGGCCAATCATATTTTGGCCCGCGCGCCGCATCGCGACTAA
- a CDS encoding AsmA-like C-terminal domain-containing protein, whose product MHTSWLFCKWTILSALMAAAAIGLYLYHNLNDEIRIRVERRFAEHYQHLDISVDSAQFHDGQGIEIRGLRFAQKNVAGNSGELLDVDEMFVHCTTDPRDLVAGKLNVSKIVVKRVRISAALGADGKVNLASLFPLPKFGDSDPIIEVHDGLFEMYDTVSGARLRLDPIDLTLKPMRDPQIASDGKKRLTVEGTIRSEHFEEAKISGVLEPDSQFGMLQGSVGRLRITPELFRDLPQCVQDKAARLAPLEARVDLKFHVATPSAKTPCRFEVSGEVSEGRWNDRSLPFPVSEIAGSFVANAAGIDVERMSANVGDGSIVASLIRQGWQDNSPVHFEANLCNYILHEGIVRAIPESLREHWDHYQPGGAVDAQVIADFDGVAWKPELHVTCLDSRFVYHRFPYPVHAAQGRIDYKNGVLDLNLAAKAGKAPIKIVASLRDLGPEAKGFARFTSVEPMMCDETLLEALAHASPKASEFADKLQPRGTTHFDFLIKCHKGDEDQEKRLTLDIVDAQVIYDEFPYPIEKIHGRVVWTDGKTTIERLEGMNDSGYYVCGGSWTKTADPRGKLLLNFTCTDIPLEDELRAALPSTSMRIWDELRPRGTIDHMDLTLAFPDENGNLDVDIRAQKWPRDELLQSERKYSTSARTISIEPRSFPWLMDEVVGSVQYRRGIVQFLGLTARHGNVQIATGGDGQELPDGRWQLRFQDVQVDRLYPERDLLTALPASLSASVRRLKPSTPVNMRGAFTLIGGANENAPPDAYWDLDFFLAGCDVTAGVQLNRVYGAVRLTGEATSQDAFTFGELSIDSLLYNDIPLTKITGPLFISSQHAVVGSQVPRREGKTTRSIVATTFGGQMAIDSSVLLRENQPFSFSAKLTDGRLEQALLDLGQANPGKNTGRVFAEMRLTGNSLGTHTYQGNGRAQLRDANLYQLPLAVSLLKVLAARTPDNTAFHTSDVDFQINGEYVYLNRMTVSGDAISLTGAGEANMDGRISMRFYSELGNNRYQIPVIRPLLGEAGRNLMVIHVNGTLDHPETQQEIFPVVNETLEQLFPEQPLGFGGGASGSGSAARQGQTYGGGIPR is encoded by the coding sequence GTGCATACAAGCTGGCTCTTTTGCAAATGGACGATCCTGTCGGCCTTGATGGCCGCCGCAGCGATCGGCTTGTATCTCTATCACAACCTGAACGACGAAATTCGGATCCGCGTCGAGCGTCGCTTCGCCGAACATTATCAGCACCTCGACATCTCGGTCGACTCCGCCCAATTCCATGATGGGCAAGGGATCGAGATCCGCGGGCTCCGTTTCGCCCAGAAAAACGTCGCCGGCAACAGCGGCGAGTTGCTCGATGTGGACGAGATGTTCGTTCACTGCACGACTGATCCTCGTGATCTGGTCGCCGGCAAACTGAATGTCTCAAAAATCGTCGTCAAACGGGTTCGCATCTCGGCGGCGCTTGGCGCCGACGGAAAAGTCAACCTGGCGTCGCTCTTTCCGCTGCCCAAATTTGGCGATAGTGATCCGATCATCGAAGTGCATGATGGCCTGTTCGAGATGTACGATACGGTCAGCGGCGCTCGGCTGCGTCTCGATCCGATCGACCTGACCCTGAAACCGATGCGCGATCCACAGATCGCCTCCGACGGCAAGAAGCGTCTGACGGTCGAAGGGACGATCCGCAGCGAACATTTTGAAGAAGCGAAGATCTCCGGCGTGTTAGAGCCTGACTCGCAGTTTGGCATGCTGCAAGGCAGCGTCGGGCGATTGCGGATTACGCCGGAGCTATTTCGCGATCTGCCGCAATGCGTTCAAGACAAAGCCGCTCGATTGGCGCCGCTTGAGGCCCGCGTTGATTTGAAGTTTCACGTGGCGACCCCCAGCGCCAAGACGCCATGCCGGTTTGAAGTCAGCGGCGAGGTCAGCGAAGGTCGCTGGAACGATCGGTCCCTCCCCTTCCCCGTCTCGGAGATCGCCGGCTCATTCGTCGCCAATGCCGCCGGTATCGATGTCGAGCGGATGTCGGCCAATGTCGGTGACGGTTCGATCGTCGCTTCGCTGATTCGCCAAGGGTGGCAAGACAACTCGCCGGTCCACTTCGAGGCGAATCTGTGCAACTACATCCTGCACGAGGGAATCGTCAGAGCTATACCCGAGAGTCTCCGCGAACACTGGGACCACTATCAGCCCGGCGGCGCGGTCGACGCCCAGGTGATCGCCGATTTTGACGGCGTCGCCTGGAAGCCGGAACTGCATGTTACCTGCTTGGACTCGCGGTTCGTCTATCACCGCTTTCCCTATCCGGTGCATGCCGCCCAGGGACGGATCGACTACAAGAACGGCGTTCTCGACTTGAACCTGGCGGCCAAAGCCGGCAAAGCGCCGATCAAGATCGTCGCCAGCTTGCGTGACCTGGGGCCCGAGGCGAAAGGGTTTGCCCGGTTTACGTCGGTCGAACCGATGATGTGCGACGAGACGCTGCTTGAGGCGCTGGCCCACGCCAGTCCCAAGGCGAGCGAATTCGCCGACAAACTGCAACCGCGGGGAACGACGCACTTTGACTTTCTGATCAAGTGCCACAAGGGAGATGAAGACCAGGAGAAACGACTGACGCTCGACATCGTCGACGCGCAGGTCATCTACGACGAGTTTCCGTACCCGATTGAAAAGATCCATGGCCGCGTCGTCTGGACCGACGGCAAGACGACGATCGAGCGGCTGGAAGGGATGAATGACTCAGGCTATTACGTCTGCGGCGGCTCGTGGACCAAGACCGCCGACCCACGCGGTAAGTTGCTGCTCAACTTCACCTGTACCGACATTCCGCTGGAAGACGAACTGCGGGCGGCGCTTCCCTCGACGTCGATGCGGATCTGGGACGAACTGCGACCGCGCGGCACGATCGACCACATGGACCTGACGCTCGCTTTTCCGGATGAGAACGGCAATCTGGATGTCGACATTCGCGCCCAGAAATGGCCCCGCGACGAATTGCTGCAAAGCGAACGCAAGTACAGCACCTCCGCCCGTACGATTTCGATCGAGCCGCGGAGCTTTCCGTGGCTGATGGACGAAGTGGTCGGCTCGGTTCAATACCGCCGCGGCATCGTCCAGTTTTTGGGCCTGACGGCGCGGCATGGCAACGTGCAGATCGCGACCGGCGGCGATGGGCAAGAACTGCCTGACGGTCGCTGGCAGCTTCGTTTTCAGGATGTCCAGGTCGATCGACTTTACCCCGAGCGTGATTTGCTGACCGCGCTGCCGGCGTCGTTGTCGGCATCGGTGCGCAGGTTGAAGCCATCGACGCCCGTAAACATGCGGGGCGCGTTTACGTTGATCGGCGGCGCCAATGAGAACGCACCGCCCGACGCCTATTGGGATTTGGACTTCTTCCTGGCCGGATGCGATGTGACCGCCGGGGTGCAACTGAACCGAGTCTACGGGGCGGTACGGCTGACCGGCGAAGCGACCTCCCAAGATGCGTTCACCTTTGGCGAGTTGTCAATCGATTCGCTGCTATACAACGACATTCCGTTGACCAAGATCACCGGGCCGCTCTTCATCAGTTCGCAGCATGCGGTGGTTGGCTCGCAAGTGCCGCGGCGCGAAGGCAAGACGACGCGCAGCATCGTGGCGACCACCTTTGGTGGACAGATGGCGATCGACAGCAGCGTGCTGTTGCGTGAGAACCAGCCGTTTTCCTTTTCGGCGAAGTTGACCGACGGCAGGCTCGAGCAGGCGCTGCTTGATCTGGGCCAGGCGAATCCCGGGAAGAACACCGGCCGCGTGTTTGCCGAGATGCGACTGACCGGCAACTCGCTGGGAACGCACACCTATCAAGGAAATGGGCGGGCCCAACTACGCGACGCCAACCTGTATCAACTGCCGCTGGCGGTATCGCTGCTAAAGGTGCTGGCCGCCCGGACTCCCGACAACACCGCGTTCCATACCAGCGACGTCGATTTTCAGATCAATGGCGAATACGTCTATTTAAACCGGATGACGGTCAGCGGCGATGCGATCTCGCTGACCGGCGCCGGCGAAGCGAACATGGACGGCCGGATTTCGATGCGGTTTTATAGCGAACTGGGGAACAATCGTTACCAGATCCCGGTCATTCGGCCCCTGCTGGGCGAGGCGGGCCGCAACCTGATGGTGATTCACGTCAACGGCACGCTCGATCATCCCGAGACGCAGCAAGAGATTTTCCCGGTCGTCAACGAGACGCTGGAACAGTTATTTCCCGAGCAACCGCTGGGCTTTGGCGGCGGCGCGTCCGGCAGCGGCTCGGCCGCCCGGCAAGGGCAAACCTATGGCGGCGGGATCCCTCGCTAG
- a CDS encoding ArnT family glycosyltransferase has protein sequence MSKLFASRWFWGILLVAFTLRIGAAVWWQSRLPEGDRFFFGDSVSYEMLAQQVAHGGDYRYGDSWVFRTPGYPVLLAPFYWLSDQPHPLVLRTFGALLGTATAALCGMLATRFFSVQAGLVATLLAALYPGGLAMSAFVLSEVAFCPWMLLQLWCWDLAYQTPARRSRLLWSFAAGVVMAAAVLTRPSWMLFPFFAVPICLLVLPARLRQIEVMLVLGLSFMAAMSPWWIRNYQVAGRFVPTSLQVGASLYDGIRPGADGGSDMAFVEPFTQEQHDADAAAEQLLPGTFETRLDDRMKAASVAWAKEHRGEVVRLAGKKLVRYWNFWPNESSFQSVKFRLVIAVGYLPILLLGLTGLVIFRRQTLGIWLCGLPIFYFSALHMIFVSSIRYRQPPMIPLTVLAAGAAVWLYCQWRGGKPSANETAAAS, from the coding sequence ATGTCCAAGCTTTTTGCGAGTCGCTGGTTTTGGGGAATTCTGCTGGTCGCGTTCACTTTGCGGATCGGCGCCGCCGTCTGGTGGCAGAGTCGACTGCCTGAAGGCGATCGGTTTTTCTTTGGCGATAGCGTTTCGTATGAGATGCTGGCGCAGCAAGTCGCCCATGGCGGCGACTATCGCTATGGCGACTCTTGGGTTTTTCGTACGCCGGGCTATCCGGTGCTGCTCGCTCCCTTCTATTGGCTGAGCGACCAGCCCCATCCGCTGGTGCTGCGGACGTTTGGCGCTTTGTTGGGAACGGCGACTGCGGCGCTGTGCGGCATGCTGGCGACCCGGTTTTTCTCGGTCCAAGCTGGCCTGGTCGCGACGTTGTTGGCGGCTCTGTATCCAGGCGGACTAGCGATGAGCGCCTTTGTGCTAAGCGAGGTCGCCTTCTGCCCTTGGATGTTGCTGCAGCTTTGGTGTTGGGATCTCGCCTATCAAACGCCAGCGCGCCGAAGTCGCTTGTTATGGTCATTTGCGGCCGGCGTGGTGATGGCTGCGGCGGTCCTGACTCGGCCGAGTTGGATGTTGTTTCCGTTTTTTGCTGTGCCGATTTGTCTGCTCGTTCTGCCGGCGCGGCTGCGGCAGATTGAGGTGATGCTGGTGCTAGGGCTCAGCTTCATGGCGGCGATGTCGCCCTGGTGGATTCGCAACTATCAGGTCGCCGGCCGGTTTGTGCCGACATCGTTGCAGGTCGGCGCTAGTTTGTACGACGGCATTCGGCCTGGCGCTGATGGGGGCAGCGACATGGCGTTTGTCGAGCCTTTTACCCAAGAGCAACATGACGCCGATGCCGCGGCAGAGCAGCTGCTGCCTGGCACGTTCGAAACCCGGCTCGACGATCGCATGAAAGCGGCGTCGGTCGCTTGGGCGAAAGAGCATCGGGGCGAAGTGGTGCGACTGGCGGGGAAGAAACTGGTCCGCTATTGGAACTTTTGGCCCAACGAGTCGAGTTTTCAGAGCGTGAAGTTTCGCCTCGTGATCGCGGTCGGCTACTTACCTATCTTACTGTTGGGGCTGACGGGGCTGGTGATTTTTCGCCGGCAGACGCTCGGCATCTGGTTGTGTGGTTTACCTATCTTCTACTTTTCGGCGCTCCACATGATCTTCGTCAGTTCGATCCGCTATCGTCAGCCGCCGATGATCCCACTAACCGTGCTGGCAGCTGGCGCCGCCGTTTGGCTCTATTGCCAGTGGCGGGGCGGCAAGCCGTCGGCGAACGAAACGGCGGCGGCTTCGTAA
- a CDS encoding MFS transporter translates to MNEKSAPTEGEKKFLFWACFISLITTAFGFIIRAIIIDEWGTVFNLTETQKGEIFGVGLWPFAISIILFSLVIDRIGYKTAMYFAFTCHVLSVIMTIVLPMYFDPYWSLYFGTFIVALGNGTVEAVVNPVVATLFPNEKTKWLNALHAGWPGGLVLGGIITIGMGPGGMISNIFSGGESMAWQYKVALILIPTIIYGLMMLPCRFPVNERVAAGVSYGEMLAEFGMGGAFIVGFLMFNELGRVATELLGKAGVDASGWMIYAIWICIALGTIGMGAITKFAIGRPLFLFMLLIMVPLATTELGTDSWITSLMEPVMTQNNLAAGWIIVYTSLIMMILRFFAGPIVHKLSPLGLLAASSVIAIVGLVFLSKVESIALIFIAATIYGLGKTFFWPTMLGVVAEQSPRGGALTLNATGGVGMLGVGVVGAVFLGFFQDSAQVAALEDHPVILEQVEEEKKWVFGTYNAVNADAVKKLPEAEQEIVTSASETAKKDALFAVAVFPCIMLACYLLLIVYFASQGGYKAEVLVGHGAEDEKFTGGVEGPADA, encoded by the coding sequence ATGAACGAAAAGTCGGCGCCAACCGAAGGAGAAAAGAAGTTTCTCTTCTGGGCCTGTTTCATCTCTCTGATTACGACGGCGTTTGGGTTTATCATCCGGGCGATCATCATTGACGAATGGGGCACGGTCTTCAATCTGACCGAAACCCAAAAGGGGGAAATCTTCGGCGTCGGTCTCTGGCCGTTCGCGATCAGCATCATCTTGTTCAGCTTGGTGATCGACCGCATTGGCTACAAGACCGCGATGTACTTCGCGTTCACCTGTCACGTGCTGTCGGTAATCATGACGATCGTCCTGCCGATGTACTTCGACCCGTATTGGAGTCTCTACTTCGGTACGTTCATCGTCGCGCTCGGCAACGGTACGGTCGAAGCGGTCGTGAACCCGGTCGTGGCGACGCTCTTCCCCAACGAAAAAACGAAGTGGCTCAACGCGCTGCACGCCGGTTGGCCGGGCGGTCTCGTCTTGGGCGGGATCATCACCATCGGCATGGGGCCGGGCGGCATGATCTCGAACATTTTCTCAGGCGGCGAATCGATGGCCTGGCAGTACAAGGTCGCGCTGATCCTGATTCCGACGATCATCTACGGCTTGATGATGCTCCCTTGCCGCTTCCCAGTGAACGAACGGGTCGCCGCGGGCGTCTCGTACGGCGAAATGCTGGCCGAATTCGGCATGGGTGGCGCCTTTATCGTCGGCTTCCTGATGTTCAACGAACTGGGCCGCGTTGCGACCGAACTGCTTGGCAAGGCGGGCGTCGATGCCAGCGGCTGGATGATCTACGCCATCTGGATCTGTATCGCACTCGGCACGATCGGGATGGGAGCGATTACCAAATTCGCCATCGGCCGTCCGCTGTTCCTGTTCATGCTGTTGATCATGGTTCCGCTGGCGACGACCGAACTGGGTACCGATAGCTGGATCACCTCGTTGATGGAACCGGTGATGACCCAGAACAATCTGGCCGCCGGTTGGATCATCGTTTACACCTCGTTGATCATGATGATCTTGCGATTCTTCGCCGGTCCGATCGTTCACAAACTGTCGCCGCTTGGCCTGTTGGCCGCCAGTTCGGTGATTGCGATCGTTGGCCTGGTCTTCCTGTCGAAGGTTGAAAGCATCGCCCTGATCTTCATCGCCGCGACCATTTACGGTCTTGGCAAGACGTTCTTCTGGCCGACGATGCTGGGTGTGGTCGCCGAGCAATCGCCTCGCGGCGGCGCCCTGACGCTGAACGCCACCGGCGGCGTCGGTATGCTTGGGGTCGGCGTGGTTGGCGCCGTGTTCCTCGGCTTCTTCCAAGACTCGGCCCAGGTCGCTGCACTTGAAGATCACCCGGTGATCCTTGAGCAAGTCGAAGAAGAAAAGAAGTGGGTCTTCGGCACCTACAATGCGGTGAATGCCGATGCGGTCAAGAAGCTACCGGAAGCGGAGCAAGAAATCGTCACTTCGGCCAGCGAAACGGCGAAGAAAGACGCGCTATTCGCGGTCGCCGTCTTCCCCTGCATCATGCTCGCGTGCTACCTGCTGCTGATCGTCTACTTCGCCAGCCAAGGCGGGTACAAGGCGGAAGTGCTGGTCGGCCACGGAGCGGAGGACGAGAAGTTCACCGGTGGGGTCGAGGGACCAGCCGACGCTTAG
- the tilS gene encoding tRNA lysidine(34) synthetase TilS — translation MRPLEAALINSWSPVDWADCTVLVAVSGGADSVALLRALVAIRKSGTGRLIVAHIDHNLRDDSADDAHFVQQLADQLQVPAVLGKVEIDLTDEPDGVEAAARAARYDFLQAIAQQQGARYVVTAHTADDQVETLLQRILRGTSVAGLSGIPRAREFAPGISLLRPMLAIRRSEVEAYLAELGQAFRHDATNDQSDFFRNRLRNELLPLLRENYLPQVDQSLLRLAAGAEECRQFVTAQAEQLLDAACEQESASQVTLDARRLAAADPFLATEACILLWRRRGWSRQEMGREKWKALLALVGADSPAPIELPGQIRAEKKGEQLMLTPPS, via the coding sequence ATGCGTCCGTTGGAAGCCGCTCTGATCAATAGCTGGTCGCCGGTAGATTGGGCGGACTGCACCGTCTTGGTTGCCGTGAGCGGCGGCGCAGATAGCGTCGCCCTGCTGCGGGCTCTCGTTGCGATCCGCAAATCAGGAACAGGCCGCCTGATCGTCGCTCATATCGACCACAACTTGCGCGACGACTCGGCCGACGACGCCCACTTTGTCCAGCAGTTGGCCGATCAACTGCAGGTTCCGGCGGTACTGGGCAAAGTCGAGATCGACCTCACCGACGAACCAGACGGGGTAGAAGCGGCCGCCCGAGCGGCTCGGTACGATTTTTTACAGGCAATCGCCCAGCAGCAGGGCGCCCGGTATGTGGTGACCGCCCACACCGCCGACGACCAGGTCGAAACCCTCTTGCAGCGGATCTTGCGCGGAACCAGCGTCGCCGGGCTGAGCGGAATTCCCCGGGCTCGCGAGTTTGCCCCAGGGATCAGTCTGCTGCGGCCGATGCTGGCGATCCGCCGCAGCGAGGTCGAAGCGTATCTGGCCGAGCTGGGCCAGGCGTTCCGTCACGACGCGACCAACGATCAGTCCGACTTCTTTCGGAACCGCCTGCGGAACGAACTGCTGCCGCTGTTGCGAGAAAACTACCTACCGCAAGTCGATCAGTCGCTGTTGCGACTGGCGGCCGGCGCTGAAGAGTGCCGGCAGTTTGTTACTGCGCAGGCCGAACAGCTGCTCGACGCCGCATGCGAGCAAGAGTCGGCAAGCCAGGTGACGCTCGACGCGAGGCGGTTAGCGGCGGCCGATCCGTTTCTGGCGACCGAGGCCTGCATCTTGCTGTGGCGGCGCCGCGGCTGGTCGCGACAAGAGATGGGGCGTGAAAAGTGGAAGGCGCTGCTCGCTTTGGTCGGGGCCGACTCCCCTGCCCCAATCGAACTGCCTGGCCAGATTCGGGCCGAAAAAAAAGGGGAGCAGCTGATGCTGACTCCCCCTTCGTAG